Proteins from a genomic interval of Ptychodera flava strain L36383 chromosome 7, AS_Pfla_20210202, whole genome shotgun sequence:
- the LOC139136138 gene encoding A disintegrin and metalloproteinase with thrombospondin motifs adt-1-like isoform X2 produces MYYPEHHIQNVTKATARWSEWMPWSECSVTCHNGSRRRHRSCQAPTGGVDETGCVGAALEAIECYSGPCGGWSRWSVWSPCCHGKQERNRTCYKSEPGIEHCQGNASEVANCDSDECQLQPREEPGFKGSRWSEWLPWTPCSTSCGLGNRTRSRGCVAPDHIDGREVACTGLSRQTEACNGNITCPAPGVNRTASTWTDWSSWSDCSVDCGRGEKLRLRTCLEETCPGSWMDLQECIELDCESANTAGKNGTFVFMIDELSSVVSDISATESEETSRDELLKQHESLQYMLLNNTIQLGHLFSGQLEEVGKVVDVSMKKQEAGESGEEADHSHIIHFISTLTKKPKALSITPRPTPRPGHYIHEIETSRPSLFRLKMYYPNANVPGVTKETAHWSEWMPWSKCSVTCHYGSRRRHRSCQMPAGGVDETGCKGPMIEMIECNAGPCHVNGGWSGWGAWTPCCDGIQERHRECDNPAPVGSGERCHGIFMETLDCDEDRCTGLEGWSRWSVWSPCCLGQQERKRTCHGPEPSIVGCHGDALEVAHCDLDECHLQLGEEPGFTGSRWSEWLPWTPCSTSCGPGNRTRTHRCITPYHVDGREATCTGPSKQTEVCNGNVTCQGKKRVRISPERIRNFKNTRKGFTGLLISTAGLLMLGFMVLLCIAAYRRLRRRGRKPYKAVLGESPELIDWD; encoded by the exons ATGTACTATCCGGAGCATCATATCCAAAATGTAACCAAGGCAACAGCACGCTGGAGCGAGTGGATGCCATGGTCAGAGTGCTCAGTGACGTGCCACAATGGCAGTCGCAGAAGGCACCGTTCATGTCAGGCGCCCACTGGTGGCGTCGATGAGACAGGCTGTGTGGGGGCAGcgttggaagcgatcgagtgcTATTCTGGTCCTTGTGGTG GTTGGTCACGATGGTCGGTTTGGTCGCCGTGTTGTCATGGTAAACAAGAAAGAAATAGGACTTGCTACAAGAGTGAACCGGGCATTGAACATTGTCAGGGAAACGCCTCGGAAGTTGCAAATTGTGATTCAGACGAATGCCAGTTGCAGCCAAGAGAAG AACCAGGTTTCAAGGGCAGTAGATGGTCAGAATGGCTGCCATGGACACCATGCTCTACATCTTGCGGCCTTGGTAACCGCACGCGATCGCGCGGTTGCGTCGCGCCTGACCATATCGATGGGCGAGAGGTGGCCTGTACGGGTCTATCAAGGCAGACCGAAGCTTGCAATGGGAACATTACTTGTCCAGCTCCAG GTGTAAATCGTACAGCATCAACATGGACAGACTGGTCGTCGTGGTCGGACTGCTCCGTCGACTGTGGCCGGGGAGAGAAACTCAGACTGCGCACTTGCTTGGAAGAGACTTGCCCTGGCTCGTGGATGGACTTGCAAGAGTGTATAGAGCTGGACTGTGAGAGCGCTAATACCGCTGGGAAGAACGgcacttttgtttttatgatcgATGAGTTGTCGTCTGTGGTGAGTGACATTTCTGCGACAGAGAGCGAGGAGACTTCCCGCGACGAACTGTTGAAACAACACGAATCATTACAATACATGTTGCTGAACAATACAATCCAGCTGGGACACCTGTTCTCTGGGCAGTTGGAAGAAGTGGGAAAAGTCGTCGATGTCTCCATGAAAAAACAAGAAGCCGGCGAATCTGGAGAGGAAGCAGATCACAGCCACATAATACATTTTATATCAACTCTAACCAAGAAACCAAAGGCATTGTCAATCACTCCAAGGCCAACACCCCGCCCAGGACATTATATTCACG AAATTGAGACTTCGAGACCATCTCTTTTTCGACTGAAAATGTATTATCCCAACGCCAACGTCCCAGGTGTCACCAAGGAAACGGCACACTGGAGTGAATGGATGCCATGGTCGAAGTGCTCAGTGACGTGTCACTATGGAAGTCGCAGGAGGCATCGTTCGTGTCAGATGCCCGCTGGTGGCGTCGATGAGACAGGCTGTAAGGGGCCAATGATCGAAATGATCGAGTGCAACGCTGGGCCTTGTCATG tcaatggTGGTTGGTCAGGTTGGGGTGCGTGGACACCGTGTTGTGATGGTATTCAAGAGCGCCACAGGGAGTGTGACAACCCGGCTCCGGTAGGAAGCGGAGAGCGTTGTCATGGTATTTTTATGGAAACGCTGGACTGTGACGAAGACAGATGCACTGGACTCGAAG GTTGGTCACGATGGTCGGTTTGGTCTCCTTGCTGCCTTGGGCAACAAGAAAGAAAGAGGACTTGCCACGGGCCTGAACCGAGTATTGTAGGTTGTCATGGAGACGCCTTGGAAGTCGCGCATTGTGATTTAGATGAATGCCATTTGCAGCTCGGAGAAG AACCAGGTTTCACGGGCAGTAGATGGTCGGAGTGGTTGCCATGGACACCATGCTCTACATCTTGCGGCCCTGGTAACCGCACGCGAACGCACCGTTGCATCACGCCTTACCATGTTGATGGGCGAGAGGCGACCTGTACGGGTCCATCGAAGCAGACCGAAGTTTGTAATGGGAACGTGACTTGCCAAG gcAAGAAACGTGTGAGGATATCACCGGAAAGAATAAGAAACTTCAAGAACACACGCAAAGGTTTCACCGGCCTGTTGATATCGACAGCGGGACTGTTGATGTTGGGCTTCATGGTGTTGCTTTGTATTGCTGCCTATCGAAGATTGCGCCGTAGAGGGCGCAAACCCTACAAGGCAGTTCTTGGAGAAAGTCCCGAACTCATAGACTGGGACTAG
- the LOC139136138 gene encoding A disintegrin and metalloproteinase with thrombospondin motifs adt-1-like isoform X1, producing the protein MYYPEHHIQNVTKATARWSEWMPWSECSVTCHNGSRRRHRSCQAPTGGVDETGCVGAALEAIECYSGPCGGWSRWSVWSPCCHGKQERNRTCYKSEPGIEHCQGNASEVANCDSDECQLQPREEPGFKGSRWSEWLPWTPCSTSCGLGNRTRSRGCVAPDHIDGREVACTGLSRQTEACNGNITCPAPGVNRTASTWTDWSSWSDCSVDCGRGEKLRLRTCLEETCPGSWMDLQECIELDCESANTAGKNGTFVFMIDELSSVVSDISATESEETSRDELLKQHESLQYMLLNNTIQLGHLFSGQLEEVGKVVDVSMKKQEAGESGEEADHSHIIHFISTLTKKPKALSITPRPTPRPGHYIHEIETSRPSLFRLKMYYPNANVPGVTKETAHWSEWMPWSKCSVTCHYGSRRRHRSCQMPAGGVDETGCKGPMIEMIECNAGPCHVNGGWSGWGAWTPCCDGIQERHRECDNPAPVGSGERCHGIFMETLDCDEDRCTGLEGWSRWSVWSPCCLGQQERKRTCHGPEPSIVGCHGDALEVAHCDLDECHLQLGEGWSDWGPWKACCDGLKERSRLCKNDDVPCEGRGVETLDCEEEENDQCARKTTEPGFTGSRWSEWLPWTPCSTSCGPGNRTRTHRCITPYHVDGREATCTGPSKQTEVCNGNVTCQGKKRVRISPERIRNFKNTRKGFTGLLISTAGLLMLGFMVLLCIAAYRRLRRRGRKPYKAVLGESPELIDWD; encoded by the exons ATGTACTATCCGGAGCATCATATCCAAAATGTAACCAAGGCAACAGCACGCTGGAGCGAGTGGATGCCATGGTCAGAGTGCTCAGTGACGTGCCACAATGGCAGTCGCAGAAGGCACCGTTCATGTCAGGCGCCCACTGGTGGCGTCGATGAGACAGGCTGTGTGGGGGCAGcgttggaagcgatcgagtgcTATTCTGGTCCTTGTGGTG GTTGGTCACGATGGTCGGTTTGGTCGCCGTGTTGTCATGGTAAACAAGAAAGAAATAGGACTTGCTACAAGAGTGAACCGGGCATTGAACATTGTCAGGGAAACGCCTCGGAAGTTGCAAATTGTGATTCAGACGAATGCCAGTTGCAGCCAAGAGAAG AACCAGGTTTCAAGGGCAGTAGATGGTCAGAATGGCTGCCATGGACACCATGCTCTACATCTTGCGGCCTTGGTAACCGCACGCGATCGCGCGGTTGCGTCGCGCCTGACCATATCGATGGGCGAGAGGTGGCCTGTACGGGTCTATCAAGGCAGACCGAAGCTTGCAATGGGAACATTACTTGTCCAGCTCCAG GTGTAAATCGTACAGCATCAACATGGACAGACTGGTCGTCGTGGTCGGACTGCTCCGTCGACTGTGGCCGGGGAGAGAAACTCAGACTGCGCACTTGCTTGGAAGAGACTTGCCCTGGCTCGTGGATGGACTTGCAAGAGTGTATAGAGCTGGACTGTGAGAGCGCTAATACCGCTGGGAAGAACGgcacttttgtttttatgatcgATGAGTTGTCGTCTGTGGTGAGTGACATTTCTGCGACAGAGAGCGAGGAGACTTCCCGCGACGAACTGTTGAAACAACACGAATCATTACAATACATGTTGCTGAACAATACAATCCAGCTGGGACACCTGTTCTCTGGGCAGTTGGAAGAAGTGGGAAAAGTCGTCGATGTCTCCATGAAAAAACAAGAAGCCGGCGAATCTGGAGAGGAAGCAGATCACAGCCACATAATACATTTTATATCAACTCTAACCAAGAAACCAAAGGCATTGTCAATCACTCCAAGGCCAACACCCCGCCCAGGACATTATATTCACG AAATTGAGACTTCGAGACCATCTCTTTTTCGACTGAAAATGTATTATCCCAACGCCAACGTCCCAGGTGTCACCAAGGAAACGGCACACTGGAGTGAATGGATGCCATGGTCGAAGTGCTCAGTGACGTGTCACTATGGAAGTCGCAGGAGGCATCGTTCGTGTCAGATGCCCGCTGGTGGCGTCGATGAGACAGGCTGTAAGGGGCCAATGATCGAAATGATCGAGTGCAACGCTGGGCCTTGTCATG tcaatggTGGTTGGTCAGGTTGGGGTGCGTGGACACCGTGTTGTGATGGTATTCAAGAGCGCCACAGGGAGTGTGACAACCCGGCTCCGGTAGGAAGCGGAGAGCGTTGTCATGGTATTTTTATGGAAACGCTGGACTGTGACGAAGACAGATGCACTGGACTCGAAG GTTGGTCACGATGGTCGGTTTGGTCTCCTTGCTGCCTTGGGCAACAAGAAAGAAAGAGGACTTGCCACGGGCCTGAACCGAGTATTGTAGGTTGTCATGGAGACGCCTTGGAAGTCGCGCATTGTGATTTAGATGAATGCCATTTGCAGCTCGGAGAAG GTTGGTCTGACTGGGGTCCCTGGAAGGCGTGCTGTGATGGTCTGAAAGAGAGGTCTCGATTGTGTAAGAATGACGATGTGCCGTGTGAGGGGCGTGGTGTTGAGACGCTCGACTGCGAGGAAGAGGAGAATGATCAGTGTGCGAGGAAAACGACAG AACCAGGTTTCACGGGCAGTAGATGGTCGGAGTGGTTGCCATGGACACCATGCTCTACATCTTGCGGCCCTGGTAACCGCACGCGAACGCACCGTTGCATCACGCCTTACCATGTTGATGGGCGAGAGGCGACCTGTACGGGTCCATCGAAGCAGACCGAAGTTTGTAATGGGAACGTGACTTGCCAAG gcAAGAAACGTGTGAGGATATCACCGGAAAGAATAAGAAACTTCAAGAACACACGCAAAGGTTTCACCGGCCTGTTGATATCGACAGCGGGACTGTTGATGTTGGGCTTCATGGTGTTGCTTTGTATTGCTGCCTATCGAAGATTGCGCCGTAGAGGGCGCAAACCCTACAAGGCAGTTCTTGGAGAAAGTCCCGAACTCATAGACTGGGACTAG
- the LOC139136337 gene encoding protein SON-like, with product MVERWPVREHQSRPKLAMGTLLVRLQVSRMLHVSPSLHVQPAPSINRTTSTWTDWSSWSDCSVDCGRGERFRFRKCLVDTCAGSWMELHECTELDCESANTARENGIKELPSLTEESKKLPILTEESKILPTLTEESKKLPTLTEESKKLPTLTEESKKLPTLTEESKKLPTLTEESKKLPTLTEESKKLPTLTEESKKLPTLTEESKKLPTLTEESKKLPTLTEESKKLPTLTEESKKLPTLTEESKKLPTLTEESKKLPSLTEESKKLLSLTEESKKLPTLTEESKKLPTLTEETKKLPTLTEESKKLPTLTEESKKLPTLTEESKKYQP from the exons ATGGTCGAGAGGTGGCCTGTACGGGAGCATCAAAGCAGACCGAAGCTTGCAATGGGAACATTACTTGTCCGGCTTCAGGTGAGTCGGATGCTTCACGTGTCGCCATCACTTCATGTTCAACCCGCACCAA GTATCAACCGCACAACATCAACATGGACAGACTGGTCGTCGTGGTCGGACTGCTCCGTCGACTGTGGTCGCGGAGAAAGATTCAGATTCCGCAAGTGTCTGGTAGACACTTGTGCCGGTTCGTGGATGGAATTGCACGAGTGCACAGAGCTGGATTGTGAGAGCGCCAATACCGCTCGGGAAAacg GAATCAAAGAATTACCAAGCCTTACTGAGGAATCAAAGAAATTACCAATCCTAACTGAGGAATCGAAGATATTACCAACCCTAACTGAGGAATCAAAGAAATTACCAACCCTAACTGAGGAATCAAAGAAATTACCAACCCTAACTGAGGAATCGAAGAAATTACCAACCCTAACTGAGGAATCAAAGAAATTACCAACCCTAACTGAGGAATCAAAGAAATTACCAACCCTAACTGAGGAATCGAAGAAATTACCAACCCTAACTGAGGAATCAAAGAAATTACCAACCCTAACTGAGGAATCGAAGAAATTACCAACCCTAACTGAGGAATCGAAGAAATTACCAACCCTAACTGAGGAATCAAAGAAATTACCAACCCTAACTGAGGAATCAAAGAAATTACCAACCCTAACTGAGGAATCGAAGAAATTACCAACCCTAACTGAGGAATCAAAGAAATTACCAAGCCTTACTGAGGAATCGAAGAAATTACTAAGCCTTACTGAGGAATCAAAGAAATTACCAACCCTAACTGAGGAATCAAAGAAATTACCAACGCTAACTGAGGAAACAAAGAAATTACCAACCCTAACTGAGGAATCAAAGAAATTACCAACGCTAACTGAGGAATCAAAGAAATTACCAACCCTAACTGAGGAATCAAAGAAATACCAACCCTAA